In Hymenobacter sublimis, a single genomic region encodes these proteins:
- a CDS encoding cytochrome c oxidase subunit II — protein MTTLGILLVLVLLLVVFGLLFRLQILTSIFSGSSTREVGVSNRVNAILFIIFLVVGGAAFAWSFADNYDKMNPPIASVHGHATERMFWTTMIILGIVFTLTQVLLFVYSYKYQHKEGRRAFFFPHNNKIEVIWTLIPAIVMAGLVFAGWKEWTRITGPAPKDAVVVEVMGKQFNWLVRYPGRDQKLGVVNYRLIDATNEFGFDLSDQNGIDDFVAPEIHVPKGHPVLLKIRSRDVLHAVYMPHFRVQMYAVPGMPTKFWFTPTMTTDEMRAQTGNPKFTYELACNQICGRGHFAMKLNIVVDEPDDYVAWFAQQKSFSEQNPDVLASFKQKSDKLVEKETTPAAAAVVPATAKASL, from the coding sequence ATGACTACTCTTGGTATTCTTCTGGTGCTGGTGTTGCTGCTGGTCGTGTTTGGCCTGCTGTTCCGCCTCCAGATTCTAACTTCAATCTTTTCGGGTAGCTCAACCCGAGAAGTAGGGGTTAGCAACCGTGTAAACGCCATTCTTTTCATCATATTCCTAGTTGTTGGAGGAGCTGCTTTTGCGTGGTCTTTTGCTGACAACTACGATAAGATGAACCCACCCATTGCTTCCGTACACGGTCATGCCACCGAACGGATGTTTTGGACTACCATGATTATCCTGGGCATTGTGTTCACGCTGACCCAGGTATTGCTGTTCGTGTATTCTTACAAGTATCAGCATAAGGAAGGCCGTCGGGCTTTCTTCTTCCCACATAACAACAAAATCGAAGTAATCTGGACGCTGATTCCTGCCATTGTAATGGCAGGCTTGGTATTCGCTGGTTGGAAAGAATGGACGCGTATCACTGGTCCGGCTCCTAAGGACGCCGTAGTGGTAGAGGTTATGGGCAAGCAGTTTAACTGGTTAGTTCGGTACCCCGGCCGCGACCAGAAGCTTGGTGTAGTTAACTATCGTCTGATTGATGCTACCAACGAGTTTGGTTTTGACCTAAGCGACCAAAACGGCATCGACGATTTCGTGGCACCTGAAATTCACGTTCCCAAGGGACATCCAGTGCTATTGAAGATTCGTTCGCGTGATGTGCTGCACGCTGTCTACATGCCTCATTTCCGTGTGCAGATGTACGCTGTACCTGGCATGCCGACTAAGTTCTGGTTTACGCCTACCATGACAACTGACGAAATGCGTGCTCAAACTGGCAATCCAAAATTCACTTATGAATTGGCTTGCAACCAGATTTGCGGACGTGGCCACTTCGCTATGAAGCTGAACATTGTAGTGGATGAACCAGATGACTATGTTGCTTGGTTTGCCCAGCAGAAGTCTTTCTCGGAGCAAAATCCCGATGTACTGGCTAGCTTTAAACAGAAGTCGGATAAACTGGTTGAAAAAGAAACTACTCCAGCTGCGGCGGCTGTAGTTCCTGCTACGGCCAAGGCTTCGCTCTAA
- a CDS encoding quinol:cytochrome C oxidoreductase, whose amino-acid sequence MATLTHHESVTAEYLEVSPNARKKFILIIVAGVIVLAIGLLLAALGIGAEHHEGAAAAHGATSHGAGPAAGHHGSPAWLKRLIVSLWHNNVFFTGVSAIGTVFMAIQYVAYAGWSVLIKRINEALSAWLLPGLVIMVAVFLVSLINNDIFHWTMPGIMEKGNANYDAIIAGKSGFLNIPFYLIRMVLFLGLWAFFTKRLRDLSLAEDLNGGTEYFHKSINVSALFLVIYAVTSSISAWDWVMSVDTHWFSTMFGWYVFASWWVSGIAAVTLCTILLKQAGYLRFVKEGHLHDLGKFMFGFSIFWTYVWFSQFMLIWYANLPEESVYYNQRLGGFNGQYTWMFFGNLIINFAFPFLVLMTRDAKRQMIMLKIVSIAILIGHWSDFYLMLMPGTMKAENGFVIEIGTALIFLGAFLLLMTKRLSQASLVPVHHPFLDESVHHTT is encoded by the coding sequence ATGGCAACTCTGACGCATCACGAAAGCGTTACGGCTGAATACCTGGAGGTTTCGCCGAATGCTCGTAAAAAGTTTATCCTGATCATCGTAGCCGGTGTCATTGTTCTAGCAATCGGCTTATTGCTGGCTGCTTTAGGAATTGGCGCTGAGCACCACGAAGGTGCCGCAGCTGCGCATGGCGCTACTAGCCACGGGGCCGGCCCCGCTGCTGGTCACCACGGTAGCCCCGCTTGGCTGAAACGCCTTATCGTAAGCCTTTGGCATAACAACGTATTCTTTACCGGCGTTTCAGCCATTGGTACGGTGTTCATGGCTATTCAGTATGTCGCTTACGCTGGCTGGTCGGTGCTGATTAAGCGTATCAACGAAGCACTTAGTGCTTGGCTGCTTCCTGGCTTGGTAATCATGGTTGCCGTATTTCTGGTAAGCTTGATTAACAATGACATCTTCCATTGGACGATGCCTGGCATCATGGAAAAAGGCAATGCCAACTACGACGCAATTATTGCTGGTAAGTCGGGGTTCTTGAATATTCCGTTCTATCTGATTCGGATGGTCTTGTTCCTAGGCCTGTGGGCGTTCTTCACTAAACGCCTGCGTGACCTATCATTGGCCGAAGACCTAAATGGTGGTACTGAGTACTTTCACAAGAGCATCAATGTCTCGGCTTTGTTCCTAGTTATCTACGCGGTTACGTCGTCGATTTCCGCCTGGGACTGGGTAATGTCGGTTGACACGCACTGGTTTTCTACTATGTTCGGCTGGTACGTATTCGCCTCTTGGTGGGTATCAGGTATTGCTGCCGTAACACTGTGCACCATTCTGCTTAAGCAAGCCGGCTACCTGCGTTTTGTGAAAGAAGGCCACTTGCACGACTTAGGTAAGTTCATGTTTGGCTTCAGCATCTTCTGGACCTACGTGTGGTTCTCCCAGTTCATGCTGATCTGGTATGCTAACCTGCCTGAAGAATCAGTGTATTACAATCAGCGCTTAGGCGGCTTCAACGGCCAGTATACTTGGATGTTCTTTGGCAACCTGATTATCAACTTTGCATTCCCCTTTCTAGTGCTCATGACTCGGGATGCAAAGCGGCAAATGATCATGCTCAAAATTGTAAGCATTGCTATTCTAATTGGTCACTGGTCGGACTTCTATCTAATGCTGATGCCCGGAACGATGAAGGCCGAAAACGGGTTTGTAATTGAGATTGGCACGGCTTTGATCTTCCTTGGTGCATTCTTGCTTCTAATGACGAAGCGCCTTTCTCAGGCGTCCTTAGTACCGGTTCACCATCCGTTCTTGGATGAAAGCGTCCACCACACCACCTGA
- a CDS encoding c-type cytochrome, whose product MTHSLKVTLQASAVLLASVFTTACNRADDPGLEYAPEMYASLPYEPLKQEQSNKINPMGLNMRVPAIGTVPRGKANYYTHIAKDDIATAETSLRNPYSYTKDALEEGKTLYVRNCQHCHGESGAGDGPVGAKFKGVPNYSVGTYKTMNDGHIYHVIQWGKGRMMPHGSQVNPQERWKIAMYVRMLQQGKGPDGMTDFLKASGVANASVADSSQTTDSQTQAPVQEAQADKASQTPGAGDKARNGTAL is encoded by the coding sequence ATGACGCATTCGCTGAAAGTAACTCTGCAAGCGTCGGCGGTTCTGCTGGCATCGGTGTTCACCACCGCCTGCAACCGAGCCGATGACCCCGGTTTGGAATATGCTCCTGAGATGTACGCCTCACTTCCGTATGAGCCGTTGAAGCAGGAGCAATCCAACAAGATAAATCCCATGGGCCTGAACATGCGCGTTCCGGCAATAGGAACAGTGCCGCGTGGAAAAGCCAACTACTACACGCACATTGCCAAGGATGATATTGCTACGGCTGAAACAAGCCTGCGCAATCCTTACTCCTACACCAAAGACGCTTTGGAGGAAGGCAAAACGCTCTACGTCCGTAATTGCCAGCATTGCCACGGCGAATCGGGGGCTGGTGATGGACCGGTAGGAGCGAAATTCAAAGGTGTTCCGAATTACTCGGTAGGGACCTACAAAACCATGAATGACGGGCATATTTACCACGTTATTCAATGGGGAAAAGGCCGTATGATGCCCCACGGCTCCCAGGTCAATCCGCAGGAACGCTGGAAAATTGCCATGTACGTTCGCATGCTGCAGCAAGGTAAAGGCCCAGATGGAATGACTGATTTCCTCAAGGCTAGCGGTGTGGCGAATGCCTCTGTTGCGGATTCCTCGCAGACTACCGATTCTCAAACGCAAGCACCCGTACAGGAAGCTCAGGCCGATAAGGCCTCTCAGACTCCTGGCGCAGGTGACAAAGCACGTAACGGCACGGCACTTTAA
- a CDS encoding DUF3341 domain-containing protein, with product MTKRFALGIFDDEDVLLHAVENVREAGVKIYEVFTPFPIHGIDDALGIERSRLPIAAFFFGLTGLSFALWMQIYMLGFDWPMIIGGKPHIALPAFIPVSFELTVLFCCHGMVITFYTISKLYPRWKTPVLDVRSTDDKFVMAIEVNENTDMTKLTQLLRNNGASEVNQKEMSKF from the coding sequence ATGACTAAGCGCTTCGCCCTCGGCATCTTCGACGACGAAGACGTGCTGCTGCACGCCGTTGAAAACGTCCGCGAAGCGGGCGTTAAGATCTACGAAGTTTTTACGCCATTCCCCATCCACGGAATAGATGACGCTCTTGGTATTGAGCGTTCACGCCTTCCTATTGCGGCCTTCTTTTTCGGCCTCACTGGGTTGAGCTTTGCCCTCTGGATGCAGATCTATATGCTGGGTTTTGACTGGCCTATGATCATCGGTGGTAAGCCTCACATTGCCCTACCGGCTTTTATTCCTGTATCCTTCGAATTGACGGTACTGTTTTGCTGCCACGGTATGGTGATTACTTTCTATACCATCAGCAAGCTTTATCCGCGTTGGAAAACACCCGTGCTGGATGTGCGCTCAACAGACGACAAGTTTGTGATGGCTATCGAAGTAAATGAGAACACCGATATGACGAAGCTAACTCAGTTGCTGCGTAATAATGGTGCTTCGGAGGTGAACCAAAAAGAAATGTCTAAGTTCTAA
- the nrfD gene encoding NrfD/PsrC family molybdoenzyme membrane anchor subunit — protein MQHVSPVREPLVTGGKTYHDVTQDVCRQVEAAPNIRWMAALSVALLLLGVFFYSVYRTLWYGIGEWGLNKTVGWAWDITNFVWWVGIGHAGTLISAVLLLFRQKWRTSINRAAEAMTIFAVICAAMFPVLHMGRPWLAFWVFPFQNTFGSLWVNFNSPLLWDVFAISTYFSVSLVFWYTGLVPDFATIRDRAKGPIAKVAYSLLSFGWKGSAKHWSRYETVSLILAGVSTPLVLSVHTIVSMDFATSVVPGWHTTIFPPYFVAGAIFSGFAMVLTLMLITRVVFKLEDYITIEHIALMNKIMMITGSIVGVAYITEFFIAWYSQVEFEQYAFINRATGPYWWAYWSMMTCNVITPQLVWIRRVRYSIPLTFILSIIVNIGMWFERFVIIVTSLHRDYLPSSWVMFSPSIIDIGIYVGTIGLFFTLFLLFAKFFPVINMAEVKSVLKYTVDNGPTYTGHDPHHHTPQPATTHGVPASASVNYDKHD, from the coding sequence ATGCAGCACGTATCGCCTGTACGGGAGCCGCTCGTTACCGGGGGGAAAACGTACCACGACGTCACTCAGGACGTGTGTCGCCAGGTAGAAGCCGCCCCAAACATCCGCTGGATGGCCGCTTTGAGTGTCGCCCTCTTACTCCTCGGTGTCTTCTTCTATTCCGTTTACCGCACCCTATGGTATGGTATCGGAGAGTGGGGCCTAAACAAAACCGTTGGTTGGGCTTGGGACATCACCAACTTCGTGTGGTGGGTAGGTATCGGTCACGCCGGCACCCTGATTTCAGCAGTATTGCTACTATTCCGTCAGAAATGGCGTACCTCCATTAACCGGGCAGCTGAGGCAATGACCATCTTCGCTGTAATCTGCGCGGCGATGTTCCCAGTTTTGCACATGGGCCGCCCCTGGCTGGCTTTCTGGGTATTTCCTTTCCAGAATACTTTCGGTTCGCTGTGGGTAAACTTTAACTCACCACTGTTGTGGGACGTGTTTGCCATTTCGACCTACTTCTCTGTGTCGCTGGTGTTCTGGTATACGGGTCTGGTTCCTGACTTTGCTACTATTCGTGACCGGGCCAAAGGTCCAATTGCTAAAGTTGCTTACTCGCTGTTGAGCTTTGGCTGGAAAGGTTCGGCTAAGCACTGGTCGCGCTACGAAACGGTTTCGCTGATTCTGGCCGGTGTTTCTACCCCGCTGGTACTATCGGTACACACCATCGTATCGATGGACTTCGCAACTTCGGTTGTACCGGGTTGGCATACTACCATCTTCCCTCCCTACTTCGTTGCGGGTGCAATCTTCTCCGGCTTCGCCATGGTGCTCACGCTGATGCTGATTACCCGTGTAGTATTCAAGCTGGAAGACTACATCACGATTGAGCACATTGCCCTCATGAACAAAATCATGATGATAACGGGCTCCATTGTGGGGGTAGCGTATATCACTGAATTCTTCATTGCTTGGTACTCCCAAGTTGAGTTTGAGCAGTACGCCTTCATTAACCGGGCCACGGGTCCTTACTGGTGGGCTTACTGGTCGATGATGACCTGCAACGTAATCACTCCGCAGTTGGTGTGGATCCGCCGCGTACGTTATAGCATTCCTCTGACTTTCATACTGTCCATCATTGTGAACATCGGTATGTGGTTCGAGCGCTTCGTAATTATCGTAACCTCACTACACCGCGACTACCTGCCTTCGAGCTGGGTAATGTTCTCACCCTCCATTATCGATATCGGTATTTACGTGGGCACGATTGGTCTATTCTTCACCCTGTTCCTGCTATTCGCCAAGTTCTTCCCCGTGATTAACATGGCCGAAGTGAAGTCGGTATTGAAGTACACAGTGGATAATGGCCCGACGTACACCGGTCACGATCCGCATCACCACACTCCTCAGCCTGCTACCACCCACGGAGTTCCCGCCTCGGCCTCTGTAAACTACGATAAGCATGACTAA